The following proteins come from a genomic window of Leptospira neocaledonica:
- a CDS encoding PAS domain-containing sensor histidine kinase, protein MGSRSPIFSDSNRENPKSLLDYILSNSPIVLFSADETGLMNFASGKALDMLGLDSSAFIGTNFVQHQWNAEFREEDGSVRSVEQTEALKLVLSGKEISAETIFLGRHFAVRISPAIGEDGKIKGLVGVSLDITDRKIAEDILEKRTIDFQTLIGALPVIVFSISPEGRIILADGKGLDRLKINPKEVVGKTIFERAGNRPEVMEAFSKSLQGEESIYHSNQNDLLLETRMYPRIGKNGRIQEILGIVYDISDRKEYEARIRKNEEKYRNLFQNNPQIMFVFERSSLKILAVNQTATQIYGYSEKEFLEKSAVELRLPEEREFMMEKIKGLKPGPNFFQEMKHLRKDGSIVFLDIVSSPIQFQETEAVLVSAMDVSERVRLTKEHRFNLEVISQVNDAIIALDGDQKITYYNSYAAKMYEVKEGECLGKHYNSLFEEDWISEENYKEAMEDWKTLGASKREFIHTLRSGRKITIESNFKKINAEGYLVPGLIMVNRDISEKIEYRKSLEEALLGLAKTNKELEQFAYIASHDLQEPLRTIASYLQLLERKFSEEIKPEMREFIHVSVEAAKRQQGLIESLLSYSRVGSDSVKKSKGDPNLILEELRRDLSSVIEETQANLVLEGPFPEVYADQDQIRRLFSNLISNGIKFRSPSRSPEIRIKVKHVPGANVFSVSDNGIGMDSKYFDRIFIIFQKLHTRSEYPGTGIGLSICKKIVENHGGKIWVQSSVGKGSEFFFSLPEV, encoded by the coding sequence ATGGGCTCCCGTTCTCCTATTTTTTCAGATTCCAACCGCGAAAATCCAAAATCTTTACTAGATTATATTCTCTCCAATTCCCCGATCGTACTGTTTTCCGCAGACGAAACTGGGCTCATGAATTTTGCCTCAGGTAAAGCGTTAGATATGCTTGGCCTGGATTCCAGCGCCTTTATCGGGACTAACTTCGTACAACATCAATGGAACGCGGAGTTTAGGGAAGAAGATGGATCGGTCCGAAGTGTGGAACAGACTGAGGCATTAAAACTTGTACTTTCCGGAAAAGAGATTAGTGCAGAGACAATCTTTTTAGGAAGGCATTTTGCCGTAAGAATCTCCCCTGCGATAGGAGAAGATGGAAAAATCAAAGGACTCGTGGGAGTTTCCCTAGATATAACCGACCGTAAGATTGCGGAAGATATATTAGAAAAACGTACTATAGATTTTCAGACTTTGATAGGTGCCTTGCCTGTAATCGTATTTTCCATTTCTCCTGAGGGAAGGATCATTCTCGCTGATGGAAAAGGATTGGATAGGCTTAAGATCAATCCAAAAGAAGTGGTGGGAAAGACCATTTTTGAAAGAGCAGGCAATCGACCGGAAGTGATGGAAGCATTTTCTAAATCTCTCCAGGGAGAAGAGAGTATATATCATAGCAACCAAAATGATCTTCTCTTGGAAACAAGAATGTATCCAAGGATCGGAAAGAATGGCCGTATCCAGGAAATATTAGGAATTGTTTATGATATTTCCGATCGCAAAGAATATGAGGCTCGTATCCGTAAGAACGAGGAGAAGTATAGGAATTTATTCCAAAACAATCCTCAGATCATGTTTGTTTTTGAAAGATCTTCACTTAAAATTCTGGCGGTAAACCAAACAGCAACCCAGATCTACGGTTATTCCGAAAAAGAATTTTTAGAAAAAAGCGCTGTGGAACTTAGACTCCCCGAAGAGAGAGAGTTTATGATGGAGAAGATCAAGGGTTTGAAACCTGGCCCGAATTTTTTCCAGGAAATGAAACATCTTAGAAAAGATGGAAGTATCGTGTTTTTGGATATAGTTTCATCTCCTATTCAATTTCAGGAGACAGAGGCCGTGCTTGTTTCCGCGATGGATGTTTCTGAACGGGTTCGATTGACAAAAGAACATCGTTTTAATTTGGAAGTCATCTCTCAAGTTAATGATGCGATTATTGCTTTAGACGGAGATCAGAAGATCACATATTATAATAGTTACGCCGCGAAAATGTATGAAGTAAAAGAGGGGGAATGTTTAGGGAAACATTATAATTCTCTTTTTGAAGAGGATTGGATTTCCGAGGAAAATTATAAAGAGGCCATGGAGGATTGGAAGACATTAGGCGCTTCTAAAAGAGAATTTATCCATACATTAAGATCAGGCAGAAAGATCACAATCGAAAGTAATTTCAAAAAAATTAATGCAGAAGGTTATCTGGTCCCGGGCCTTATCATGGTCAATCGGGACATTTCCGAAAAAATTGAATATAGAAAATCTTTGGAGGAAGCACTTCTTGGTTTGGCGAAAACGAATAAGGAACTGGAACAATTCGCTTATATTGCATCTCACGATTTGCAGGAACCACTTAGGACGATTGCGAGTTATCTACAATTATTAGAGAGAAAATTTTCGGAAGAGATCAAGCCGGAAATGAGGGAATTCATTCATGTATCTGTTGAAGCTGCTAAACGACAACAGGGATTGATTGAAAGCCTTTTAAGTTATTCCAGAGTGGGCTCGGATTCTGTAAAAAAATCGAAAGGGGATCCGAATCTGATTTTAGAAGAGCTCAGAAGGGACCTTTCTTCAGTAATAGAAGAAACACAAGCGAATTTAGTTTTAGAAGGTCCTTTTCCTGAAGTATATGCCGACCAGGATCAGATTAGGCGTTTATTCAGTAATCTGATTTCTAACGGGATCAAATTCAGATCTCCTAGCAGGAGTCCGGAAATCCGAATCAAGGTAAAACATGTTCCCGGTGCAAACGTGTTTTCTGTCTCCGATAACGGGATAGGAATGGACTCTAAATACTTTGATCGTATTTTTATCATATTCCAAAAATTGCATACTAGGTCCGAATATCCCGGCACTGGAATCGGATTATCCATCTGTAAAAAGATCGTAGAAAATCATGGAGGAAAAATTTGGGTCCAGTCTTCTGTAGGAAAGGGATCCGAGTTCTTTTTTTCTCTGCCTGAGGTTTAA
- a CDS encoding peptidylprolyl isomerase encodes MATAKFTTNRGTFSVLLEDEKAPITAGNFIQLAQKGFYNGLIFHRIIANFMIQGGCPQGTGTGGPGYKIQDEFHPDLKNKKYTISMANAGPNTGGSQFFINVRDNLYLDNRHAVFGHVSEGEDIVQSIAETPTAPGDRPFQPVVIETIEII; translated from the coding sequence ATGGCGACTGCTAAGTTTACCACCAACCGAGGGACCTTCTCCGTTTTATTGGAAGATGAGAAGGCTCCGATTACGGCCGGGAATTTCATCCAATTGGCTCAAAAAGGCTTTTATAATGGCTTAATCTTCCACAGAATTATTGCAAATTTTATGATCCAAGGCGGTTGCCCGCAAGGAACTGGAACTGGTGGACCAGGGTATAAAATTCAGGACGAATTTCATCCGGATCTCAAAAACAAAAAGTATACTATCTCCATGGCAAATGCTGGACCTAATACTGGTGGTTCTCAGTTTTTCATTAATGTGAGGGACAATCTTTATCTGGACAACCGTCATGCGGTTTTCGGCCACGTAAGCGAGGGAGAAGATATCGTCCAAAGTATCGCTGAAACTCCTACAGCTCCTGGGGATCGCCCTTTCCAGCCTGTGGTAATTGAGACGATAGAAATCATCTAA
- a CDS encoding adenylate/guanylate cyclase domain-containing protein, whose product MPSSTKYIPFGPNGAVAFWARAKDKIQNQDELRAWADLGIKTVVCVFSEKGSPLVTELEEVLHVGEWKLFALEIPPGPETNESVFFSAWKLISAAAKSNILFLIPEELEERWEVILSKMVISSYPHIATGELGAWFPSLQGEAETQYLGEFKTYASRKKAPKEIPDATRGEFSIFLKELPLAVSGIELGVFKNGHKDSNGKKKVPKFQEAESFRTLESKPVISFDTVFSGEKQESETPIAEEPKTPKASEKKNIPKRETPPPPADNGDFATSAKFPLQLKLMAVISLLLTVTVSTVILYASSEFKKNYEVRVLETNFSLVNILGIKVKSDLKDIRDKGKTLTEKLLDPKGPGAYADLFFRNEPDFLLAGIYSAEGDKLKKRTVLYNDSYLEGISSNREELDAAVSQKEAYFLKTIQSGGRIDNLTPNFKEPTFSISVYDSQSKSILLYIIRAERLLSVFQKQDINVPFLINGDGDLIAHHDLQLLASQTNWADLPIFETMLSSVREDSQQTRYEDSTKTRYYGSYQKLGFGGAGVIVSVPEEKVFEMVYRIQTKNLLIMAIALCIALIIVFFLARTITIPVLKLLTATVEIAKGNFRIGIKSTTKDEIGVLTDYFVSMGKGLEEREKVKDALGRFVNKEIAEMVLNKELTLGGERKMCAIFFSDIRSFTAISEKLQPEEVVEFLNEYMTEMVRCVNDTHGIVDKFIGDAIMATWGAVRTSEHDAENAVNGALLMRAALLKFNEGRGGDKRPIIRIGCGLNYGPVIAGQIGSEERLEYTVIGDAVNLASRVEALNKPFGTDILITQDLLDHVKDIFAVEKMQSIKVKGKEEPQTIYAVLGRKDDMDRPRDLNELRRKLGIEYESKKKTKTGDEEEELKYEILE is encoded by the coding sequence ATGCCATCATCTACAAAATACATTCCCTTCGGACCAAATGGTGCAGTCGCCTTCTGGGCCAGAGCAAAGGATAAGATCCAAAATCAGGACGAGTTAAGAGCCTGGGCAGATCTAGGAATCAAAACTGTAGTTTGCGTCTTCTCGGAAAAAGGTTCTCCTTTAGTAACCGAATTGGAAGAAGTTCTGCATGTTGGAGAATGGAAACTTTTCGCATTAGAAATTCCTCCTGGACCGGAAACGAACGAGTCCGTATTCTTCTCCGCTTGGAAATTAATTTCAGCCGCGGCTAAATCTAATATTTTATTTCTGATACCGGAAGAATTGGAAGAAAGATGGGAAGTGATACTATCCAAAATGGTAATTTCTTCTTACCCGCATATCGCCACAGGCGAGTTAGGTGCTTGGTTTCCAAGCCTACAAGGAGAAGCAGAGACTCAGTATTTAGGCGAATTCAAAACCTACGCATCCCGCAAAAAAGCTCCTAAAGAAATACCGGATGCTACAAGAGGAGAATTTTCCATTTTTCTAAAGGAACTTCCTTTGGCGGTTTCCGGAATAGAACTAGGAGTTTTTAAGAACGGTCATAAAGACTCTAATGGAAAGAAGAAGGTTCCGAAATTCCAAGAAGCAGAAAGTTTCCGAACCTTGGAAAGTAAGCCGGTAATCTCTTTTGATACTGTATTTTCCGGAGAAAAACAAGAATCCGAAACCCCTATAGCAGAAGAGCCCAAGACTCCTAAAGCATCAGAAAAGAAAAATATTCCAAAAAGAGAAACTCCCCCTCCTCCAGCGGATAACGGAGATTTTGCAACTAGTGCAAAATTCCCTCTTCAATTAAAACTGATGGCGGTGATCTCACTTTTACTCACTGTTACGGTTTCTACAGTTATTTTATATGCTTCCAGCGAGTTCAAAAAGAACTACGAAGTAAGAGTATTAGAGACTAATTTCTCTTTAGTAAATATTTTAGGGATCAAGGTAAAATCGGATCTAAAGGATATTCGTGATAAAGGTAAAACTCTTACTGAAAAACTTCTAGATCCGAAAGGTCCCGGAGCTTACGCGGATTTGTTCTTCAGAAACGAGCCGGATTTTCTTTTAGCCGGAATTTATTCGGCAGAAGGAGACAAACTTAAAAAAAGAACGGTATTGTACAACGATTCTTATTTGGAAGGAATCTCTTCCAATAGAGAAGAATTGGATGCAGCTGTTTCTCAGAAAGAAGCTTATTTTTTAAAGACGATACAATCCGGCGGAAGGATCGACAATCTTACTCCTAATTTTAAAGAACCTACTTTTTCCATCTCCGTATATGATTCTCAGAGTAAGTCTATTCTTCTTTATATAATTCGTGCAGAAAGACTTTTATCTGTATTCCAAAAACAAGATATTAACGTTCCATTCTTGATCAATGGAGACGGAGATCTGATCGCTCATCATGATCTTCAACTTCTTGCTTCCCAAACAAATTGGGCAGATCTTCCTATTTTCGAAACCATGCTTTCTTCTGTAAGAGAAGATAGCCAGCAGACTAGATACGAGGATTCTACAAAGACAAGATATTACGGTTCTTACCAAAAATTAGGTTTTGGTGGAGCCGGAGTGATCGTCTCCGTCCCGGAAGAAAAAGTATTCGAGATGGTTTATAGGATCCAGACTAAAAACCTTCTCATCATGGCGATCGCGCTTTGTATCGCACTCATCATCGTATTCTTCCTAGCAAGAACCATTACCATTCCGGTATTAAAACTTCTGACCGCAACAGTAGAAATTGCGAAAGGAAATTTCAGAATCGGGATCAAATCCACTACTAAAGACGAAATCGGCGTTTTGACCGATTATTTCGTGAGTATGGGAAAAGGTTTGGAAGAAAGGGAGAAGGTAAAGGACGCACTTGGCCGTTTCGTAAACAAAGAAATCGCCGAAATGGTATTAAACAAGGAATTAACCTTGGGAGGAGAAAGAAAGATGTGCGCCATCTTCTTCTCCGACATCCGATCCTTTACTGCAATATCAGAAAAACTGCAACCGGAAGAAGTAGTAGAATTCTTAAACGAATACATGACCGAGATGGTACGCTGCGTGAACGATACTCATGGTATCGTGGATAAGTTTATCGGGGATGCAATCATGGCAACCTGGGGAGCTGTTCGCACCTCAGAACATGATGCAGAAAATGCAGTGAACGGTGCACTTTTAATGAGAGCCGCTCTTCTTAAGTTCAATGAAGGAAGAGGTGGAGACAAAAGACCTATCATTCGGATCGGTTGTGGGCTAAACTATGGACCTGTGATCGCGGGACAGATCGGTTCCGAAGAAAGATTAGAATACACCGTGATTGGTGATGCCGTGAACCTCGCCTCTCGTGTAGAAGCGTTGAACAAACCTTTCGGTACGGATATTTTAATTACGCAAGATTTACTGGATCATGTAAAAGATATTTTTGCGGTCGAAAAAATGCAATCTATCAAGGTAAAGGGAAAAGAAGAGCCCCAAACCATTTACGCAGTCCTAGGCAGAAAAGACGATATGGATCGTCCGAGAGATCTAAACGAGCTGAGAAGAAAGCTCGGAATAGAATACGAATCTAAGAAAAAAACAAAAACAGGAGATGAGGAAGAGGAATTAAAGTATGAAATACTTGAATGA
- a CDS encoding FecR domain-containing protein — MKYLNDGRVVVTALVLLLFFFSGLLYLYANAGPKTGTNKVVGQLKTKQLKILRKLDSEVIWEELDESDPIRYRDTIRTEEGSEAVLLFTDGENSAEIRMDERSMILVEDTDKISFVSGSLSATGGGSGNLQISSGDTKISLGNSDLKISKDENKGLNLEVKQGEAKVVSSSGENTVGKNQSADLKDGKVEVHTLNLETVSPPDKTHFPLAGETLPVRFEWKNSPSVKTFRLEVARDSGFRTGLKKLNAGGTNVSISLPNGSYYWRLAGKNPQSGKDEFSSSKNFKLISWNKPRLVSPTNKEVFSYTETAPPVRFQWSTFDSQTKYKLEVSSDANFKQIVYTGDSSAGFLKWEPKSEGQFFARVKMSSDKQGFAELNSDTISFVLRKSEQAEPPKLLKPLQGEEIGIRIFKVGSFFSWSSNKEFKSYSLEIAADSDFKNILFSKSTNSNFMKPDLDWKEGAYFWRIKASSNSEGEISSSTGKFTLKPLGSIRLSFPKDGSELGHPVDGKLQFRWDRPDPSGTYKLEVSKDPNFASKIFETSVRSGQNSVPLSGPGDYYWKVTLLSPEGEVLTSSPSSGFKTSDSAPFISPVYPRDRDKIDLDEKASLSFYWEIEGKSEAYILELLEADQKTLKTVFKKEIKGESYDYRELYRLREGKYQWRLSAKYRDSSGQVRTTLPLTRDFEVIMSATFKAPEILTPKEFYVE, encoded by the coding sequence ATGAAATACTTGAATGACGGCCGCGTCGTCGTTACTGCTTTAGTTCTATTACTGTTCTTTTTTTCAGGACTATTATATCTTTATGCCAACGCAGGTCCTAAAACCGGGACCAATAAAGTTGTAGGTCAGCTCAAAACAAAACAACTCAAAATATTAAGAAAACTTGATTCTGAAGTCATCTGGGAGGAATTGGACGAGTCAGATCCTATCAGATACAGAGATACCATACGCACAGAAGAAGGTTCCGAAGCAGTATTACTTTTTACTGATGGAGAAAATTCCGCAGAGATCAGAATGGATGAAAGAAGTATGATCCTTGTGGAAGATACAGACAAGATCAGCTTCGTGTCCGGCTCACTTTCTGCGACCGGAGGAGGCTCCGGCAATTTACAGATCAGCTCGGGAGATACAAAAATTTCCCTCGGAAATTCAGATCTGAAAATTTCCAAAGACGAAAACAAAGGTTTAAACCTGGAAGTAAAACAAGGAGAGGCTAAAGTTGTCTCTTCTTCCGGAGAGAACACGGTTGGTAAAAACCAGTCCGCAGACCTAAAAGATGGAAAAGTGGAAGTTCATACATTAAATCTAGAAACAGTTTCTCCACCTGATAAAACTCATTTTCCCCTGGCAGGAGAAACCCTTCCTGTCAGATTCGAATGGAAAAATTCTCCAAGTGTTAAAACTTTCAGATTGGAAGTTGCAAGAGATTCTGGATTCAGAACGGGTTTAAAAAAATTGAATGCAGGTGGGACAAACGTATCCATCTCCCTTCCTAACGGTTCTTATTATTGGAGACTTGCGGGAAAAAATCCTCAATCCGGAAAAGACGAATTCAGTTCTTCTAAAAACTTTAAATTAATATCTTGGAATAAACCAAGACTAGTCTCCCCTACGAATAAGGAAGTATTCTCTTATACGGAAACAGCTCCTCCGGTTCGATTCCAATGGAGTACATTCGATTCACAGACCAAATATAAATTGGAAGTTTCTTCCGATGCGAATTTTAAACAAATCGTATATACTGGGGATTCTTCTGCTGGTTTCTTAAAATGGGAACCTAAATCGGAAGGACAATTTTTTGCTCGGGTCAAAATGAGCTCCGACAAACAAGGGTTTGCCGAATTAAATTCAGATACAATTTCTTTCGTTTTACGTAAATCGGAGCAGGCAGAGCCTCCTAAACTTCTGAAACCTCTACAGGGAGAAGAAATAGGCATTCGTATTTTCAAGGTAGGCTCTTTCTTTAGTTGGAGTTCCAACAAGGAGTTTAAATCTTATTCCCTAGAAATTGCCGCTGATTCCGATTTCAAAAATATTCTTTTCTCCAAATCGACTAATTCCAATTTTATGAAGCCGGATCTAGATTGGAAAGAAGGCGCATACTTCTGGAGAATTAAAGCAAGTTCTAATTCTGAAGGAGAAATTTCCTCTTCTACTGGTAAGTTCACTTTAAAACCTTTGGGTTCTATCCGACTTTCTTTCCCTAAAGATGGATCCGAATTAGGACATCCTGTGGACGGCAAATTACAATTCAGATGGGACAGACCGGATCCAAGCGGAACTTATAAATTAGAAGTTTCTAAAGATCCTAATTTTGCTTCCAAAATATTCGAGACCTCTGTTCGTTCCGGACAAAATTCAGTCCCACTTTCGGGTCCTGGGGACTATTATTGGAAGGTTACTCTTCTTTCTCCGGAGGGAGAAGTGCTGACTAGCAGTCCTTCTTCTGGATTTAAGACTTCTGATTCCGCTCCATTTATCTCTCCTGTATATCCGAGGGATCGAGATAAGATAGATCTGGATGAGAAAGCAAGTTTGTCATTTTATTGGGAAATTGAAGGCAAATCTGAGGCTTACATTTTGGAGCTCTTAGAGGCAGACCAAAAAACCCTAAAAACAGTATTTAAAAAGGAAATTAAGGGAGAATCTTACGACTATCGAGAGTTGTATAGGTTAAGGGAAGGAAAATACCAGTGGAGACTGAGTGCAAAATACAGGGACAGCTCCGGACAAGTCCGCACCACCCTTCCTTTGACCAGGGATTTCGAAGTAATCATGTCCGCTACTTTCAAAGCGCCGGAGATTCTGACTCCTAAGGAATTTTATGTTGAGTAA
- a CDS encoding LIC11435 family protein codes for MLSKRFQKSNAIAALLVGFLLFSLPIFAKEEGVKLEWKPIPDAGGYQVEIKDSRGKVTREKTNGSQIQIELPPGAYEHRIGVLNKYGRVSVFSAWIPFEVILSQRPEVIAAEKSKFLSKDMPESFEIKGKHFTEATKVILKDSKGNEIPVKSVDLKNSETMVVTIDKKKAPEGAISLRLENPRNKSTEKENYFLVAETEDELAALESKSSYTGSSGPSIFDLGAAARSAVLPGWGQYYQKKSTFRTAIFPSLIFVAGGYAAARGSSYLSATHELDGARQSNILYNSAFLQSGNPALFNLALYNYTQISPKYSHAVGEYNQLGVALGVLGFFYLINVFDAGFFPGPKQVKVEGTDTPVTVSPLLRNARESDRGATYASGNSYLLQQRMELGVEFAW; via the coding sequence ATGTTGAGTAAAAGATTCCAAAAATCTAATGCGATTGCGGCTCTTTTAGTCGGATTCCTTTTGTTCTCTCTTCCAATTTTTGCAAAGGAAGAAGGGGTAAAACTGGAATGGAAACCTATCCCGGACGCAGGTGGCTACCAAGTAGAAATCAAAGATTCTCGTGGTAAGGTCACAAGAGAAAAAACGAATGGAAGCCAAATCCAAATCGAATTACCTCCAGGTGCTTACGAACACAGAATAGGCGTTTTAAATAAGTACGGAAGAGTTTCTGTATTCTCTGCCTGGATTCCATTCGAAGTAATTCTTTCTCAAAGACCAGAGGTGATAGCAGCTGAAAAAAGTAAATTTTTAAGCAAGGATATGCCTGAAAGTTTCGAGATCAAGGGAAAACATTTTACCGAGGCTACAAAAGTAATATTAAAAGATTCTAAAGGAAATGAAATCCCTGTTAAATCCGTAGATCTTAAAAATTCGGAAACTATGGTAGTTACCATAGATAAGAAAAAAGCGCCGGAAGGTGCAATTTCCTTACGTTTAGAAAATCCGCGTAATAAAAGTACTGAAAAGGAAAATTATTTCTTAGTGGCCGAAACAGAAGATGAGTTAGCCGCATTAGAATCTAAGTCTTCTTATACCGGATCCTCAGGACCTTCTATCTTTGATCTTGGGGCTGCCGCGAGGTCCGCAGTTCTTCCCGGATGGGGACAATATTATCAGAAGAAGTCCACATTTAGAACGGCGATCTTTCCTAGTTTAATTTTTGTTGCCGGAGGTTATGCAGCCGCAAGAGGAAGTTCTTATCTAAGTGCAACTCATGAATTGGATGGCGCAAGACAGAGTAATATTTTGTATAACTCTGCATTTTTACAATCGGGAAACCCTGCACTATTCAACCTGGCATTATACAATTATACTCAGATCTCTCCGAAATACTCTCATGCAGTGGGAGAATATAACCAATTAGGGGTGGCTTTAGGAGTATTAGGATTCTTTTATCTAATCAACGTTTTTGACGCTGGATTTTTTCCAGGCCCTAAACAAGTAAAGGTAGAAGGTACCGATACCCCCGTAACAGTTTCTCCGCTTCTTAGAAATGCGAGGGAGTCTGATAGAGGGGCGACTTATGCTTCCGGAAATTCTTATCTTCTACAACAGAGAATGGAATTAGGAGTGGAATTCGCATGGTAA